In Citrus sinensis cultivar Valencia sweet orange chromosome 4, DVS_A1.0, whole genome shotgun sequence, one DNA window encodes the following:
- the LOC102629113 gene encoding uncharacterized protein LOC102629113 → MFLQNLRRSVGRWSLFFSSSSLSTRRLSFFALPNIQHNSLLFQNPCRFVDVSLKPTSPLALSHRFLSSSVTQNKDHYEEHPLQHEETEAGETTDDGWEEEDEAEPQVGDGGDGGGVVFQGVPWGERALSIAHEVLLQFGDDIKLYAFKATPRGYVYVRLDKLSNKYGCPSMEELESYSQEYKKKLDEVGALGEIPDDLALEVSTPGAERMLKVPDDLGRFKEMPITVCYEDQDSDSREKTGVFLLDSIEMDSEICVWKLANVKENRDPQEKGRPLSRKQRDWRLNLPFVMHKRVTLYLEY, encoded by the exons atgtttcttcaaaatttacGACGCAGTGTGGGCAGGTGGTCactcttcttctcttcttcatctttgtcGACAAGAAGGCTCTCTTTTTTTGCTTTGCCCAATATACAACATAACTCACTCCTTTTTCAAAACCCTTGTCGTTTTGTTGATGTTTCTCTTAAACCAACTTCTCCTTTAGCTTTATCTCATCGATTCTTAAGCTCCAGTGTCACTCAAAATAAAGACCACTACGAAGAACACCCACTTCAGC ATGAAGAAACTGAAGCGGGAGAAACCACAGATGATGGATGGGAAGAGGAGGATGAGGCCGAGCCTCAG GTTGGTGATGGAGGGGATGGGGGTGGCGTGGTGTTTCAAGGTGTACCCTGGGgcgaacgagctctatctatTGCCCATGAGGTCTTGTTGCAGTTTGGTGATGACATAAAACTCTATGCTTTCAAGGCCACTCCTCGTGGATATGTTTATGTGAGACTAGATAAATTGTCAAACAA ATATGGATGTCCTAGCATGGAGGAGCTTGAAAGTTATAGTCAagaatacaagaaaaaattagatgAAGTTGGAGCTCTTGGAGAAATACCTGATGATTTGGCTCTTGAG GTATCAACTCCTGGTGCAGAACGGATGTTGAAAGTACCCGATGATTTAGGTCGTTTTAAAGAGATGCCCATTACAGTTTGCTATGAAGACCAGGACTCTGATAGCAGGGAAAAGACTGGGGTCTTCCTGTTGGATTCCATAGAGATGGACTCAGAGATTTGTGTGTGGAAGTTGGCAAATGTGAAGGAGAACAGGGACCCTCAAGAGAAAGGTAGACCATTAAGCCGCAAACAGAGAGACTGGAGATTGAATTTGCCTTTTGTGATGCATAAAAGGGTGACTTTATATCTTGAATACTGA